The following coding sequences are from one Candidatus Zixiibacteriota bacterium window:
- a CDS encoding Xaa-Pro peptidase family protein has product MAVRETSIMADPLLSLVVGHQATWQSFFFYTREGDAIALVGNLDVEDYRRCGWFTEVTAYTEGVRDDFRKTIERLNPSRIALNYSPDNPAADGLTHGMYLTILGYLDGTDFADRLVSASDVCTKLRARKLDSEVDLVARAAVLADQAFKNVVPEFGTAMTEKEIGAVIDAEIDRLGSANSFGTIVNAGDKTSPGHGLPTDAKLEPGDLLHVDFGARIEGYCSDLQRLVYFRRPNEAGPPEHLSEAFEQVRDIITETAGRAQPGARGFEIDAIAREMLLDNGYAEYQHALGHQLGRAVHDGGAIIGPKWERYGKTAEMKLEAGNVFTLELEINLPGIGCVGLEEDVLIVDGGARFLCPRQLELIVV; this is encoded by the coding sequence ATGGCCGTACGCGAAACATCGATCATGGCCGACCCACTTTTGTCGCTGGTGGTTGGACATCAGGCAACCTGGCAGTCGTTTTTCTTTTACACGCGCGAGGGTGATGCTATCGCCTTGGTGGGCAATCTGGATGTGGAGGATTACAGACGTTGCGGTTGGTTTACCGAAGTAACAGCCTACACCGAAGGTGTGCGCGATGACTTTCGCAAAACCATCGAACGACTAAACCCGTCGCGGATTGCGCTCAATTACTCTCCGGACAATCCGGCTGCCGACGGTCTGACGCACGGCATGTATCTTACTATACTGGGCTACCTGGACGGGACCGACTTCGCCGACCGGCTGGTGTCGGCTTCCGATGTTTGCACAAAGCTCCGCGCGAGAAAACTCGATAGCGAAGTCGACCTGGTGGCCCGGGCTGCCGTGTTGGCCGATCAAGCATTCAAAAACGTGGTTCCGGAATTCGGCACCGCCATGACCGAAAAGGAAATCGGCGCCGTCATCGATGCTGAGATTGATCGCTTAGGTTCAGCTAATTCCTTTGGCACTATAGTCAACGCCGGCGACAAAACATCGCCGGGACATGGTTTGCCGACCGATGCCAAACTGGAGCCGGGTGATCTTTTGCACGTCGATTTCGGCGCTCGGATCGAAGGCTACTGCTCAGACCTGCAACGACTGGTGTACTTTCGTCGCCCCAATGAAGCTGGACCGCCAGAACATCTGAGCGAGGCGTTCGAACAGGTGCGTGACATCATCACCGAGACGGCCGGCCGCGCTCAACCGGGTGCCCGTGGTTTCGAGATCGACGCCATTGCCCGCGAAATGCTCCTGGATAACGGCTATGCCGAGTACCAACATGCGCTGGGACATCAGCTGGGCCGCGCCGTTCACGATGGCGGCGCGATAATCGGACCTAAGTGGGAGCGTTATGGCAAGACAGCGGAAATGAAGCTGGAAGCAGGCAACGTTTTTACACTTGAACTTGAAATCAACCTGCCGGGAATCGGTTGTGTCGGTCTGGAAGAGGATGTGCTGATAGTGGATGGCGGAGCAAGGTTTCTATGCCCCCGGCAACTCGAGTTGATCGTAGTTTGA
- a CDS encoding DUF5684 domain-containing protein, translated as MYDAANDGSGFGMMGVLIILAVYFYFAFSQFKIAQKVGCADQAWWSFIPIANTFLLIKMANKDWWWFVLCLVPVVNIICFAIMWMETAKAAGHSPVWGFLVLVPFLNFVAIGVMAFSGGATGGGMPSSGQIDTTRKPTHVG; from the coding sequence ATGTACGATGCCGCAAATGACGGCAGTGGATTTGGCATGATGGGTGTGTTGATCATCCTGGCTGTCTACTTCTACTTTGCTTTTTCACAGTTTAAGATTGCGCAGAAAGTTGGCTGCGCCGACCAGGCATGGTGGTCGTTCATTCCGATCGCCAACACATTCCTGTTAATCAAAATGGCCAACAAGGACTGGTGGTGGTTTGTACTCTGCCTGGTGCCGGTGGTGAATATCATCTGTTTCGCCATAATGTGGATGGAAACAGCCAAAGCGGCCGGCCACTCCCCGGTTTGGGGATTCCTGGTGCTGGTCCCGTTTTTGAATTTCGTCGCGATTGGCGTGATGGCGTTCAGCGGCGGGGCTACCGGTGGTGGTATGCCCTCATCGGGCCAGATCGACACTACGCGCAAACCGACGCATGTAGGGTAG
- the proS gene encoding proline--tRNA ligase has product MNAKKQQNAIAPTRQEDYPEWYQQVIKAADMAEMSSVRGCMVIKPWGYGIWEKLQRGMDDLIKETGHENAYFPLFIPLSFMELEAGHVEGFAKECAVVTHHRLVEKEGRLVPTGELEEPLIVRPTSETIIGRSFAKWIQSYRDLPLLINQWANVVRWEMRPRIFLRTTEFLWQEGHTAHSSEKEAREETLMILHDVYRKFAEESLALPVLVGEKTEAERFPGAVATYCIEAMMQDRKALQAGTSHYLGQNFSRAFEIQFSNAEGEVELAYTTSWGVSSRLIGAVIMVHADDDGLRLPPKIAAKQVVIIPMLNKAGTEEQVLAYANAVADDIRKQSWAGQPVSVQVDARDMRPVDKKWQWVKRGAPIRIEIGPRDMESDSVFMGRRDRSVKAAESVGRDQVAETVVTALGEIQRNLFDQALALREEHTHTDITDFASFEAFFAPDNSEKPEIHGGFVLAKYCDNPECEDKAAKLKVTIRLMPLDQSGTDGTCVICGGPAKTDAIWAKSY; this is encoded by the coding sequence GTGAACGCCAAAAAACAACAGAACGCGATTGCACCGACCAGGCAGGAAGACTACCCCGAGTGGTACCAGCAAGTCATCAAAGCGGCAGATATGGCCGAAATGTCCAGCGTGCGCGGATGTATGGTTATCAAGCCCTGGGGATACGGCATCTGGGAAAAACTCCAACGGGGGATGGATGATCTGATAAAAGAGACCGGGCATGAGAATGCGTACTTTCCGTTGTTTATCCCGCTCAGCTTCATGGAACTGGAGGCCGGGCACGTCGAGGGGTTTGCCAAAGAATGCGCTGTTGTTACGCACCACCGACTTGTCGAAAAAGAGGGGCGTCTGGTGCCGACCGGTGAGTTGGAAGAGCCGCTAATCGTGCGTCCGACCTCGGAGACTATTATAGGACGGTCGTTCGCAAAATGGATTCAGTCCTATCGCGACCTGCCGCTGTTGATCAACCAGTGGGCCAATGTCGTGCGCTGGGAGATGCGTCCGCGGATTTTCCTGCGCACGACCGAGTTCCTCTGGCAGGAGGGGCACACCGCGCATTCAAGCGAGAAAGAGGCGCGCGAGGAAACCTTGATGATACTGCACGACGTCTACCGCAAGTTTGCTGAGGAGTCTCTGGCCCTGCCGGTGTTGGTCGGTGAAAAAACCGAAGCCGAACGATTCCCCGGCGCCGTGGCCACATATTGTATCGAGGCTATGATGCAGGATCGCAAAGCGCTGCAGGCCGGTACCTCGCACTATCTCGGCCAGAATTTTTCGCGTGCCTTTGAGATTCAGTTCTCCAATGCCGAAGGTGAGGTTGAACTGGCGTATACCACCTCGTGGGGCGTGTCGAGCCGATTGATTGGCGCCGTTATCATGGTCCACGCCGACGATGACGGTCTGCGTTTGCCGCCTAAGATAGCGGCGAAACAGGTGGTGATAATCCCCATGCTGAACAAAGCAGGCACCGAAGAACAGGTGCTGGCCTATGCCAACGCTGTGGCCGATGACATCCGCAAGCAATCCTGGGCCGGACAGCCGGTGAGTGTACAGGTCGACGCACGTGACATGCGTCCGGTCGACAAAAAGTGGCAATGGGTCAAACGGGGTGCGCCGATCCGAATTGAGATAGGTCCCCGCGATATGGAATCGGATTCTGTCTTTATGGGCCGTCGTGATCGTTCGGTCAAAGCAGCCGAGTCGGTCGGTCGCGACCAGGTCGCTGAAACGGTAGTGACAGCGCTCGGCGAGATTCAACGGAATCTCTTTGACCAGGCGCTGGCTCTTCGTGAGGAACACACTCACACTGATATCACCGACTTTGCATCGTTCGAGGCGTTCTTTGCACCGGATAACAGTGAGAAACCTGAGATACACGGGGGGTTCGTGCTGGCCAAGTATTGTGACAACCCGGAGTGCGAAGATAAAGCGGCAAAGCTCAAGGTTACGATCCGTCTCATGCCGCTTGATCAGAGTGGCACCGATGGTACCTGTGTCATCTGCGGCGGCCCGGCCAAGACCGACGCCATTTGGGCCAAGTCGTATTGA